One Salmo salar chromosome ssa01, Ssal_v3.1, whole genome shotgun sequence DNA window includes the following coding sequences:
- the LOC106605369 gene encoding uncharacterized protein isoform X2: MCSCLSTRHSIKAEVHSTCHRLSTSDFSIAKRTPLLRPTMRAYLVLLLLLPLCTDAGGGVDESGHGPFSLAFNLWAKADYNIECYGEDFLMLRNQLLQCSSKTQQACYIRSSGEKGCARLEFCSRPGWTCCYHDRCNA, translated from the exons ATGTGTTCCTGTCTGAGCACACGACACAGTATAAAAGCAGAGGTGCACTCAACCTGTCATAGACTTTCAACCTCAGACTTCTCTATTGCTAAGAGAACTCCTCTGCTGAGACCAACAATGAGAGCCTACCTGGTCCTGCTTCTGCTGCTCCCTCTGTGCACAG ATGCAGGTGGAGGTGTAGATGAAAGTGGTCATGGGCCTTTCTCTCTTGCATTTAACTTGTGGGCTAAAG CGGACTACAACATTGAGTGTTACGGTGAGGACTTCCTGATGCTGAGGAACCAGCTCCTACAGTGCTCAAGCAAAACACAGCAGGCCTGCTACATCAGGA GTTCTGGGGAGAAGGGCTGTGCTAGGCTTGAGTTCTGCTCTCGACCGGGCTGGACGTGTTGCTATCATGACCGCTGCAATGCCTAG
- the LOC106605369 gene encoding uncharacterized protein isoform X1, which produces MRAYLVLLLLLPLCTADYNIECYGEDFLMLRNQLLQCSSKTQQACYIRSSGEKGCARLEFCSRPGWTCCYHDRCNA; this is translated from the exons ATGAGAGCCTACCTGGTCCTGCTTCTGCTGCTCCCTCTGTGCACAG CGGACTACAACATTGAGTGTTACGGTGAGGACTTCCTGATGCTGAGGAACCAGCTCCTACAGTGCTCAAGCAAAACACAGCAGGCCTGCTACATCAGGA GTTCTGGGGAGAAGGGCTGTGCTAGGCTTGAGTTCTGCTCTCGACCGGGCTGGACGTGTTGCTATCATGACCGCTGCAATGCCTAG